A part of Thermomicrobiales bacterium genomic DNA contains:
- a CDS encoding PspA/IM30 family protein: MAILDRMSRLIRANINDLLDRSEDPEKMLNELLREMDSSIVEARSQVANTIAQEKELEADLQQSQHDAREWERRAELAVGAAKDDLAREALRRKRDAESIATVYAQQLTSQQEMVEKLKSQLTMLQAKRDEAVSKRDVLVARHRATVAQRQITESLSTLPGLDSSSELDRMEKRIRMEESKTAALGELQGDDVEYQFQQLDRDDDIESELAALKSRKAGNDTKSLNPGAPTESGSSS, from the coding sequence ATGGCCATCCTCGATCGCATGTCCCGCCTTATTCGCGCGAACATCAACGACCTGCTCGACCGCTCGGAGGATCCGGAGAAGATGCTCAACGAGCTTCTGCGCGAGATGGACAGCAGCATTGTCGAAGCCCGCAGCCAGGTCGCGAACACCATCGCGCAGGAGAAGGAGCTCGAAGCCGACCTTCAACAATCGCAACACGACGCCCGCGAATGGGAGAGGCGCGCGGAGCTCGCCGTCGGCGCCGCGAAGGATGATCTCGCTCGGGAAGCGCTACGGCGCAAGCGGGACGCCGAGAGCATCGCAACCGTCTATGCTCAGCAACTGACTTCGCAGCAGGAGATGGTCGAGAAGCTGAAGTCGCAACTCACCATGTTGCAGGCAAAGCGCGACGAGGCTGTGTCGAAGCGCGACGTCCTTGTTGCTCGTCACCGCGCAACCGTGGCTCAGCGCCAGATCACCGAGAGTCTCTCAACCCTTCCTGGGCTCGACTCGTCGAGCGAGCTCGACCGGATGGAGAAACGGATCCGGATGGAAGAGTCGAAGACCGCCGCGCTGGGAGAGCTCCAGGGTGATGATGTCGAGTACCAGTTCCAACAGCTCGACCGGGACGACGATATCGAAAGCGAGCTCGCTGCTCTCAAGTCGCGCAAAGCGGGCAACGACACGAAAAGCCTGAATCCAGGAGCGCCAACCGAGTCTGGATCGTCGAGCTAG
- a CDS encoding SPFH domain-containing protein has product MAILDLIEYIDSRPDEIVHRIPEYGSGEFRLGSQCVVRESQQTVFVRDGKALDILPPGRHTLTTANIPLLTGIIGLPFGSKSPFRAEVYYVMMREFTGLKWGTTQPVVFRDSEFGMIRIRAFGTYSMQVKDPQVFVNQIVGTQSTYSTSDIENYLRTIIINEFNDMMGETLTTLLDVQAKTVDLATAALHSLTDNFERIGLEIRSFQIGAITPPDEVQTAIDQRSAMGAIGNMQTYTQYQAAQAIGGLGQGGEGGQGSNLAEGAGLGAGIGIGAAMADALRQSMAGGQQPAQQAQAGGQRFCPNCGNPVPAGAKFCPSCGHNVSATAACPKCATENPTGSKFCQNCGTALGTT; this is encoded by the coding sequence TTGGCCATCCTGGATCTTATCGAGTATATCGACTCACGCCCCGACGAGATCGTCCATCGTATCCCGGAATACGGATCGGGCGAGTTTCGGCTTGGCTCACAATGCGTCGTCCGGGAGTCGCAGCAGACTGTGTTCGTCCGGGACGGAAAGGCGCTGGATATTCTGCCCCCGGGGCGGCATACCCTCACGACAGCGAACATCCCACTGCTGACCGGCATCATCGGGCTGCCATTCGGATCAAAGAGCCCGTTCCGCGCCGAGGTCTATTACGTGATGATGCGGGAGTTCACCGGCCTGAAGTGGGGCACGACGCAGCCAGTCGTGTTCCGCGACAGTGAGTTCGGGATGATCCGCATCCGCGCGTTCGGCACCTACTCAATGCAGGTCAAGGATCCGCAGGTCTTCGTGAATCAGATCGTCGGCACGCAGTCGACGTATTCGACGAGCGACATCGAGAACTACCTGCGCACGATCATCATCAACGAGTTCAACGACATGATGGGCGAGACGCTGACGACCCTGCTCGATGTTCAGGCGAAGACAGTCGATCTCGCGACTGCCGCACTCCACAGCCTGACGGATAACTTCGAGAGGATCGGGCTTGAGATACGCTCGTTTCAGATCGGCGCGATCACGCCACCCGATGAGGTACAGACCGCAATCGATCAGCGCAGCGCAATGGGCGCGATCGGCAACATGCAGACCTACACCCAGTACCAGGCCGCGCAGGCGATCGGTGGTCTCGGTCAGGGAGGCGAGGGAGGACAGGGGAGCAACCTCGCGGAGGGAGCCGGCCTTGGCGCCGGGATCGGGATCGGAGCGGCTATGGCTGATGCGCTTCGTCAGTCGATGGCCGGAGGGCAGCAACCTGCCCAGCAAGCGCAGGCGGGCGGGCAACGCTTCTGTCCGAATTGCGGCAATCCCGTCCCCGCTGGCGCGAAATTCTGCCCAAGCTGCGGCCATAACGTTTCGGCAACAGCCGCCTGCCCGAAGTGCGCGACCGAAAACCCCACGGGCTCGAAGTTCTGCCAGAACTGCGGGACCGCGCTGGGCACGACGTAA
- a CDS encoding DEAD/DEAH box helicase family protein: MAASQLIFRRDGLIHITSGAGRDRLVDVARRSSVLRSVVADDYVFELSNMALWSAAARGFTGVDVLRDLAAAAAGPIPQPVAARVTEVMARWGRLRLEQCDGSAVITASDAGLLRRLGLSPQQRDSRWVAPVDESEIGELKIAAMTAGWPVADGRAIHARADPYRVTATLRPYQREAVSAFLVGGSGLVLLPCGAGKTIVGVAAAAAIGGSTLVLSPSRTVSEQWLSAFVGLSNLSPERVSAHARSIGAERVMIVTYHAATTGRVRDGLRERHWDLVIYDEVQSLPADVFRLAAAFQSSRRLGLTATLVREDGREDEISALVGPALYDVSWLELERQGWIAPARCVEVRIPEAPTARERLRYRLAVLKRLLAIHRDDPVIVAGTHVAGLRRAGEVLGFPVLTGQSDRGEREAVLARFREGDIPVLGISRIGTVGIDLPNASVLIQISGTFGSRQEEAQRLGRVLRPAPGKSACFYTLVACGTSEEGYAVRRQRFLVSQGYQYELLDAASVPRSDVASGDLARK; this comes from the coding sequence ATGGCCGCGAGTCAACTTATCTTTCGGCGCGATGGGTTGATCCATATCACCAGTGGCGCCGGCCGCGACCGGCTGGTGGACGTCGCCCGGCGCTCCTCCGTCTTGCGGTCCGTTGTCGCCGATGACTATGTATTCGAGCTCTCGAATATGGCGTTGTGGAGTGCTGCTGCGCGTGGCTTCACGGGTGTGGACGTTCTTCGCGACCTCGCCGCTGCCGCGGCCGGGCCAATCCCTCAGCCGGTCGCCGCTCGCGTTACCGAGGTCATGGCTCGCTGGGGTCGCCTGCGGCTTGAACAATGTGACGGATCCGCTGTCATAACGGCTTCAGACGCGGGTCTGTTACGTCGCCTCGGTCTATCACCACAGCAACGCGACTCGCGCTGGGTCGCTCCGGTAGATGAGTCCGAGATCGGGGAGCTGAAGATCGCCGCGATGACCGCGGGCTGGCCCGTGGCGGATGGCCGAGCTATCCATGCGCGAGCAGACCCCTACCGCGTAACAGCGACGCTGAGACCGTATCAGCGGGAGGCGGTCAGCGCGTTCCTGGTTGGCGGTTCAGGGCTCGTGCTGCTGCCATGTGGCGCGGGGAAGACGATTGTTGGTGTGGCGGCGGCCGCCGCAATCGGCGGATCCACGCTCGTTCTGTCGCCATCGCGAACCGTGTCCGAGCAGTGGCTGTCGGCGTTTGTCGGATTATCGAACCTGTCACCGGAGCGCGTTAGCGCCCATGCGCGTTCGATCGGCGCCGAGCGAGTGATGATCGTCACCTACCACGCGGCCACCACCGGCCGCGTCCGAGACGGGCTGCGCGAGCGACACTGGGATCTCGTCATCTACGATGAAGTCCAGTCACTGCCGGCCGATGTCTTCCGGCTTGCGGCAGCATTCCAATCGTCGCGTCGATTAGGCCTGACGGCGACACTGGTTCGTGAGGATGGGCGGGAAGACGAGATTAGCGCGCTCGTTGGCCCCGCGCTCTACGATGTGTCGTGGCTTGAGCTTGAGCGGCAAGGCTGGATCGCGCCGGCCCGCTGTGTCGAGGTGCGGATCCCGGAGGCCCCGACTGCTCGCGAGCGTCTGCGGTATCGCCTGGCGGTATTGAAACGGCTTCTGGCGATCCATCGCGACGACCCGGTGATCGTTGCGGGAACTCACGTTGCCGGGCTCCGCCGCGCAGGAGAGGTGCTTGGATTCCCTGTGCTGACCGGCCAGTCGGATCGTGGGGAACGCGAGGCGGTGCTCGCCCGGTTTCGAGAGGGAGACATCCCGGTTCTCGGCATCTCTCGAATCGGGACGGTTGGCATCGACCTGCCGAATGCGTCGGTGTTGATCCAGATCTCCGGGACATTCGGTTCACGTCAGGAGGAGGCACAGCGACTCGGACGCGTCCTCCGGCCGGCGCCGGGGAAGTCCGCTTGCTTCTACACGCTCGTCGCATGCGGGACGTCCGAGGAAGGTTATGCGGTTCGGCGGCAGCGCTTTCTGGTCAGCCAGGGCTATCAATACGAGCTGTTGGATGCTGCGTCGGTGCCCCGGTCGGATGTGGCCTCAGGCGACCTCGCCCGAAAGTAG
- a CDS encoding inositol-3-phosphate synthase, translating into MADRKIRVAIIGVGNCASSLVQGVQYYENANPNEFVPGLMHVELGGYHIRDIEFSAAFDVDATKVGKDLSEAIFSGPNNTYKFADVPHLGVTVHRGMTHDGLGKYLSQIITKAPGPTADIVRILKETETDVVINYLPVGSEMATKWYVEQSLDAGCAFINCIPVFIAREEYWQKRFEERGLPIIGDDIKSQVGATITHRVLTRLFADRGVRIDRTYQLNFGGNTDFMNMLERERLESKKISKTNAVTSQMDYELPAENVHVGPSDYVPWLEDRKWCHIRMEGTTFGDVPLNLELKLEVWDSPNSAGVVIDAVRCAKLALDNNISGSLLAPSSYFMKSPPVQYHDDIAHQKVEEFIAQTAIGAGARRATSVSETDTES; encoded by the coding sequence GTGGCAGACAGGAAGATCCGGGTAGCGATCATCGGCGTCGGCAACTGCGCCTCGTCGCTGGTGCAGGGCGTTCAGTACTATGAGAATGCGAACCCGAATGAGTTCGTGCCAGGGCTGATGCATGTCGAACTCGGGGGATATCACATCCGCGATATCGAGTTCTCTGCTGCGTTCGATGTCGACGCGACCAAGGTCGGCAAGGACCTGAGCGAGGCGATCTTCTCAGGACCGAACAACACCTACAAGTTCGCGGATGTGCCTCACCTGGGTGTCACTGTTCACCGTGGGATGACTCACGATGGCCTGGGCAAGTATCTCTCGCAGATCATTACCAAAGCGCCCGGCCCGACGGCAGACATCGTTCGCATCCTCAAGGAGACCGAGACCGACGTCGTCATCAACTACCTGCCTGTTGGCTCCGAGATGGCGACGAAGTGGTATGTCGAGCAGTCACTGGACGCCGGTTGCGCGTTCATCAACTGCATCCCGGTATTCATTGCGCGAGAAGAGTACTGGCAAAAGCGCTTTGAGGAGCGTGGACTGCCGATCATCGGCGACGACATCAAGTCCCAGGTTGGCGCGACGATCACCCACCGTGTCCTCACCCGGTTGTTTGCCGACCGAGGCGTGCGCATCGATCGAACCTACCAGCTCAACTTCGGCGGCAATACCGACTTCATGAACATGCTCGAGCGTGAACGGCTGGAGTCAAAGAAGATCTCGAAGACGAACGCCGTCACATCACAGATGGATTACGAGCTGCCGGCCGAGAATGTCCACGTCGGCCCGAGCGACTATGTGCCATGGCTCGAGGATCGCAAGTGGTGCCACATCCGGATGGAAGGCACAACGTTCGGCGATGTGCCACTGAATCTTGAGCTGAAGCTGGAAGTCTGGGATTCGCCAAACTCGGCCGGCGTCGTCATCGACGCGGTGCGCTGCGCGAAGTTGGCGCTCGATAACAACATCTCAGGCTCACTGCTGGCGCCATCGTCGTACTTCATGAAGTCGCCGCCTGTCCAGTACCACGATGATATTGCCCACCAGAAGGTCGAGGAATTCATCGCGCAAACCGCCATCGGGGCTGGCGCACGCCGTGCGACCTCCGTGAGCGAGACAGATACGGAATCCTGA